The genomic stretch AGCTCTACCAGGCCCCTCAGATGACGACAATCTTACAGAGCTGAAGGAGGTCATACCCTTTAGAGCTGAGACAGATTCAGAACAACTTGCGCTTTTAGGAATAGCATTCACGATTATGGACGAACTCTTACCAAATATTGTATTGAAAGTTTGGAATTCAAGGAATGACAACAAAGAATTAGGAGATGGGAACATTATGCCTAATGCAAGCACTGCCCCTGAACTAAAAGATTGGAAGCGCCATCTTCAACATTCATTTGACAAACTTAGGGATCATTTTTGTCGGCAATATGTTCTGACTTTCATTTATTCAAGAGAAGGCAAAACACGATTAGATGgacaaatttatattagtggCAATGAAGAATATTTACAGTCGGAATCAGAGCCTTTGCCATCACTTCCATTTCAGGTTATCGTTCTTACTGTAAAGCTGAAGTTTGTGTGAATATGCCacatttgaccttttttttggTCAAACTGAGACTTTTTGTTCTCTTTGATTTTtctgtttcctttttttaacttttagctTAAAACAGTTGTGAATGACACATCACATCAATTATTCATGTATTTCTAATCACAATATTTCATGGTATTATTGCAGGCATTGTTTGCAAAGCTTCAGCAGTTGGCTACTGTGGCAGGAGATGTGCTCCTTGGAAAAGAAAAGTTGCAGAAAATTTTGCTTGCTAGATTGACTGAGACAGTTGTGATATGGTTGTCTGATGAACAAGAATTCTGGGGTGTTTTTGAGAATGAATCATCTCCAGTTCAGCCACTGGGGCTGCAACAGGTAAGAACATAAGTATTACATGCAGAATGTGGTTAGCATGACCTTGGGAATGTAGACATGAAAGACTGAGAAAGTTATAAGGAACTACTGAAGTCTTGTGAACAAGCTTTCTTTATTTCCATGCATCTATCAAACTCTCATTTGACTTTCTCTTTTCAGCTCATTCTTGATATGCATTTCACTGTTGAAATTGCACGGTATGCGGGTTATCCATCTCGCAATGTACACCAGATAGCATCGGCCATAATTGCCAGAGCAATCAGGACCTTCTCTGCTCGAGGCATAAACCCACAAAGGTACTACTGCCATTATAATTGGATACAtttgtttttacctttttttcctACTAACAATTTGAACTTACAATTCTCTTGATAGTGTACTTCCCGAGGATGAATGGTTTGTTGAAACTGCAAAATCAGCCATACATAAACTTCTATCAGGAGGTTCTGGGTCGGATGTATCTGATATTGATGATGAGGAGCATATCATCCTAAATGAAGAGGATGTCTCAGATACTGTTTCTTCGCTTTCAACTGTAGAATCCTTTGAATCTTTCGCTTCTGCAAGTATGGCTGAACTTGAAAGTCCACACTTCACTGATCCTGAGGCTTAACTCTTCAAGTTTTGCATTATTGGCAGTTGGAAAACGGATCAGTTCTGGGGATGATTTTGAGTTCAATAACATGGGTTACTGAAAATCATGCAAATCAGAGGAGAAACGTATCAGCAAATGTTGCAGTAGTGATGGATGACGAAGATTAGTTTGTATGCTGTAGTATTTATACATTGATATACCTTTAAAACTGCCTTCTCCATGCAGGATTTTAGTTATTCATGAAAGCTAGTGCTCCTCTCTCTAACTTAAGAAATATATGAATTACTTTGTACACGAATCAAGATCATTTTAGCCATTGGATCGGAGCGATCTGCATAAGGTTACAAATGAGCCCAGCTTAAATTTGATATTGGATAGCACGTTGAGTTTGCAAGCTCAAGAGTTGAGTAAAATATCAGTAGgttttaaaagtttcaaattttacatttacagttttaaaattttattctttacttTGATTATAGGGTTATCTGACAACTATATAAGTTACAagatataagtatatattttttcagttacaTTTTAAGCCAAACTTGATTTAGTCCCTTTTTGTCTCAAGCTCGAATGCAAATCTTACTAGTAAGGTGAGATCAAACTTTGTATATGTCATCGAGTCAAGCTTTACTCGattcaattatatttgtttacatCATTGGCCTTGCAGTTGAAATGTCTGAGTCTTAATAATTACAAAGAATATGAATATAAGTTATACTATTAGATTACGATATTGTTTGTTCTAATCGACTCATGATTAAAACATCGAATACTAACAATTGTAAGGAATATGAATCATTCCATCAAGCCACGGTTctatttattctaatttttatttaaaatataatgaaataaaccGAATTTAAGAGACAATTTTGGCTGAAATGTAATGCTAATCCATGTGCCAGAAAGCGCGGGAAAAGACTGGTGTTTATTGGTCGACAGAAGGCCAACTTAATTTGGCGCAAAGATTGAAAAAAGcttagggttagggtttggtATAACTATTGTGAGACAAGCAAAACGCGAAAAAAAATGATGGAAGAAGACAGAGAGGATTCCTCGTTAGGGTTTATAAATCTAACCCCTAACAATGGCGACGAAAGCTTGGTGGTCACCCTGAGCGGTCAAGTTCACCAACTCCCTTGCTGCATCAAATACGACGGTCCCTGCCCGGTTTCTCACTACTTCAAACCCAAACCCACCGGTACGGCttgattttgtgtttgatttttttttttgttttgtgatgAAGTTTtgatttgctttttttttttaatttagggaTCGAAGTTGATGGATTGAAAGTTGAAGAAGCTCATTTTAGAGGAAGAAAGCTACAGGGTGTAACAATTTCACTTCCAGATGGCTACTCTGGTATtgatattttatgaattttgatgtttcaatttcatttctttcttttgtttattggGTAGTTTATTCTattgaaagattttaatttggataGGTTTTGTACGGATGTTTAGAATGAATAGGATAGAAATTGAGTTGGTAGGGCTGGACATTGCCATTAGGGGTGAATTTGAAAGAGGCAGCTTGAGCTTGACTTGAATATAAAATGTTGCTTGAGTTGGTAAACACTAACaccgaagaagaagaatggCCCAGCGTTCTCTGGAGCCAGCATCAATCGTATATCCACACCTAATTGACATCTCTATGCCCAAATAGTAATAATTAATAACATCTCCATCTCTAACCCGATTCCCAAATTGAATAAACTGGTTCTCGGTTGATTTGAAGATTAGCTCAGGTTGAGAGTTAAGCTTCTTAATCTGTCGTCTTGAGCTTAAAATGGAAGCTTGGAGTTtctattttaaacttattagtGTCGTATTAAGGTTGAGACGCTTCTTTGATTTTGACCCGTCTCAACCTTTCCTTTAACCTGCAAGATATAGTGATTGATTGTTTCAGTTTCTGAGTTTGTTTTGTTACTACTCTTTCTTGTCCGACACTTAGGTTTCATAAATTATCAGTTGCTTGGTATATTAGTATGTTGTCATGAAATCCCTGGAGAGCTGCTGCACTAGGTTGGTTGTATCCATTATAGAGGGATATATGacagattatatatatttatttttcaaaaaattagacggaatcaatttcaaattaaaacagaAAGAGTTGTATATCATTGGAGTTTACTAGGCTTCAGTGACTGTATATCATAGTCAAGATTTAGCTTTCATTGGATTTCACTGGCAGGAATCCCCATGGATCCTACATTCATTACCTTTCCCTGGTTTAGACAAAGGATTGGAGAAGGCTCTGCTTCTAATTATTAAGAGTTAACCAAGATATCTCAAAGAGGCTGGAGAAGTCgatatcattttcttctatGTGATTCATCTCAGTTTATTGGTTTTATACAACTTcagaaattatatcaaattaagaaGCTTTGAAGAATTCCACTTATTTAATTCTTGCTCTGCAGGCTTTGTTCTAGGCAAGAAAAATTCTGCTAAGAGAAAAATTTCTGACACATCTGGAGAGAACTTGACCTGTTGGGAGACGAAGGCAAAGTTTGATAAACTAACATATTGGAATCATGACACATGTCCTACAAAAGATGATGCTTTCTTGCGTTCTTTTCATTGGTTCAGTGTTGCAGAAGCAGTAAGTTTCATTCCATTGTTTTTGTTCTTCAGAAACTTATCTATAACTCAAGCTTCTTTTTTTCCTCCTCTTCCTTTTTCCCTGGTTCTTTGATTTCATAAGCTTATGCAATGCTTCTAAAAGGTATCAGACTGTTGCAATGACAGAATATTTGAGAGCATTTATATCTAAAAGCATAACGTTGGTGTATCCGTAGTACATTTTTCGTGCAGACCTAACAAAATCTCTGGAAAATGCTAGATAGTAAGCTTAAAATCATATTCTGTTTTCTCACTCGATCGTCCTGCATTACTTTGATATAAACGCTGATGTTTTGCAAAATTTGTAAAGCCAATCTACATTATTCTGTTATCAGAATATCCAAGTTGCAGAATGATGGAAAATAGACATTCATAACTGAACtcgtatttttttcattttccataAATTCTCCTGCCAACTTATGGAAGAAATTGTTGACTGCAGCTCCACAGGCCGGTGACAGCTGAAGATCTGGTTTCTTCATCAATTACTCTGAAAAAAAGCTGAAGTATTGATTGAGGTAGGAGGATGttgtatttgtaattttcaGCCATTGTTATTTCTGGCTTGCTTCTAATTATTTCTCTCTATATAATCAACAGTGTTTTTGCTTTCTCAGTCTCATCCTCTCATACTCGCACACAGAAACATactaatgtaatttttatgCTTGTTCTGCTGATTTTTCGATCTGGGGCTGTTGTCACTCATTAATAGTTGATTAATTAtcaagataaattataattataattgtaatgTAGTTTTTCATGGTGTCAGGAGCATAGAATAAGATCTTTGGAAATGTTTGTTCAGAAAATTTACCTGTAAGTgatcattattttattagtaagtAATTCCCAATTTcaatcatattttcaaaaaagttaatGCTGGATCATAATTAATTTCTATCAAGTTCTTGAAATCTTATTAGTTAAAATCATGGTAATTCATTCTAATAAAACAATACGGTTTGGTAAAACGGTTTAATGGATTCGAatgacttaaatttgatttgaatgaaaaatagtttgattgaaatttaTCGAATCACAATTAAAGTAGTTCAAATTTAGCTTGAATAAAAAGGTTTAATTTGAGTTCGGTTCGAGCTAGTGgttcaaaatttttagcttAAACTCATAGTTTGAGTTTacaatatattaacaaaacaacgttattttgatgattatttGATATAACTCAAATTGTGTTATgagttaagtttgaatcaaatcaaataaacccTTGACCTGGGAGTTAAACCAAGTTGAAATCTTATTTCAAGTTTGGTTCGATTTGAAAAATGGTTAACCCTCTTCAACTTAAACttgacttaaattcaaattgaattaaatcagTTTTTAAAGCTGAATCAATTTAATCCTATTTGAAGACTTGAATATGAAGCGCAAAAACAGCAACTATTTTCTGGAAACCTGTCTAGAAAGCTAGCATTATGTCAATACCACCGAGCGCCACCTGATCTCTCTAACATCCAGCTTAAAAATACTCAATTAATTGCCTCCAATATCTcccaaaaaaaaagacatatttatttatacttaagaAACTTAATGAGGCAAAAGGTATGGGTTTGTGACATGGGAAACTTAATAGAAActtatttatatccaataagTGATACATTTCATATGAGTTGCAAATATGCATGGTATTTCAATACcacattttgtaaaattttaagagaataaataatgataaaataaaaattacatataaactaataattaaattaaaaaaaaattaattactgtAGGGAAATGTGAATCGTATGTTTCTTTCCTCTCTAAATGGGATTGGATTGGATTAACTTGGATCtaatgaattgaattgaaatatagaattatatttatttttataaaattatatgagttTGAGTTAATTCAACTATTCCAATTCAAactaatttagattaaattcacagttaatttattttaaaactaaattctaACCTAACTCATCAGTTTGAACTGAACCTTATTTGGGTTCAGTTCAAATCAAGTCTAACCATCAAAATTTGTACTACGATGAAAAGCCAAGGACAATCTGGGTTGGGTAAAATGGGCCTCTGGGCCCAGTCAAATTTATGTAAGACTTCTTAGGACACGTGAGCACAAAAAGCCACTCGTCTCAAAATTTGATAGTTTTGAAGGGTGTATCTTTCAAAATCACTGGAAAATCAAGATgctaagaaaaatattattttcaaaattttctttaagaaaATGGTAACTTTTCACCATAAAACCACATTTCCCCAGCTTGCTCTGTCCAGCTTTTTACATTCTgataattctgaattaatttgTTATGAAGCCAAGCCAATTTGACTGATAACTTTTTACCATAAAACTTGTAGTGTAGGCCAAGCCAATTTGATTGATATAGAGTGGTTAAAATCCATTAACAATTCTCTTGACTTGACCTGCTCATGGAATTTCGGCAATGCATCTGAAGGTTTCATTTGTATGTTTGCACGTGTTAGGTGTTGGATGTATCTTGGATTGCTTCCTGACGGTTGTTCCCTTATGGTTAAAGGTTGCAGGACTCTAGGCACCTTGAGAAAGAATGTGTCTGAGATCAATATACTTGGCAGCATTGAGCATTGAAACTTGGTTCCCCTTCAGTGTTTTTGCATGGCAAAGAAGGAAAGACTGCTGGTGTACTAGTGCATGGAAAATGGGACACTTTAAGACAAATTACATCCTTTGGAACCGGAGGTCAAATGCTCGCAATGGCCCTTGAGGCTCAAAGTTGCCATTGGAGCAGCTAGAGGTCTGGCATGGCTTCACCATAGCTACACAACCCCTGGATACTGCCTAGAAACATAAGCTCTAAATGAATTCTGCTGGATGGGGAGTTTGAACCTATGTTGTTTGAATTTTGGCTT from Mangifera indica cultivar Alphonso chromosome 6, CATAS_Mindica_2.1, whole genome shotgun sequence encodes the following:
- the LOC123218495 gene encoding ribonuclease H2 subunit C-like; translation: MMEEDREDSSLGFINLTPNNGDESLVVTLSGQVHQLPCCIKYDGPCPVSHYFKPKPTGIEVDGLKVEEAHFRGRKLQGVTISLPDGYSGFVLGKKNSAKRKISDTSGENLTCWETKAKFDKLTYWNHDTCPTKDDAFLRSFHWFSVAEALHRPVTAEDLVSSSITLKKS